From the genome of Pseudomonas sp. AB6, one region includes:
- a CDS encoding STY4528 family pathogenicity island replication protein, with translation MPHASKRFTPGNLETLNALLDSASSSMSDQRREQTRIPKPDRPGAQPLAPILDTENTGILFTGNPHEAFPRRLLLDNRLTPLERNAWQVFRLLLNDDGLTSFPTYEQLRPYLASSPYKLASRETVAKALTALRLTRWLSLAGRVRDEVTGQMKGNIYLLHDEPISISEAMLLDTSYLQLVGNSQDHANKSIRQVAANTLEEFMQDPHLREQTLPSHLEVLRQRVANQSWAKALNDKSNTQTPPSDAPLQSELGPSESELSQSESELSKKHPVRNRAAPRSESEPSRKQGYAPRVRNPNSSSTSTNTNTSVCKSSVPRASPGAVIKWPASFENLAPDQRRKVQVGLGLVSAEVQQSVLDQWDVRVGQGQIRNPFGYLLGMIEKARNGEFNVVGQVGGGRSHSDASGVAVADDGVREPLPAFKQHQPTELSRSVANKELAAIMAMMGKRGVGTVGSQPAVGGSG, from the coding sequence ATGCCCCACGCCTCCAAACGGTTCACCCCGGGCAATCTCGAGACGCTGAACGCGTTGCTGGATTCCGCGTCCAGCTCAATGAGCGATCAGCGTCGAGAGCAGACCCGAATTCCTAAACCCGATCGCCCCGGCGCGCAGCCGTTGGCGCCCATACTCGATACCGAGAACACCGGGATCCTGTTCACCGGCAATCCCCACGAAGCCTTCCCGCGAAGGCTTTTGCTGGATAACCGGCTGACGCCACTGGAGCGCAACGCCTGGCAGGTTTTTAGACTCTTGCTGAATGATGACGGCCTGACGTCGTTTCCCACCTACGAGCAGCTACGACCTTACCTGGCCTCGTCGCCTTACAAGCTTGCATCCCGAGAGACCGTCGCCAAAGCGCTCACCGCCTTGCGGTTGACTCGCTGGCTGAGCTTGGCCGGGCGAGTTCGGGATGAGGTCACCGGACAAATGAAAGGCAACATCTACCTGCTGCATGACGAACCCATCAGCATTTCGGAAGCCATGCTGCTGGACACCAGCTACCTGCAACTGGTCGGAAACTCCCAGGACCACGCCAACAAATCCATACGCCAAGTGGCCGCCAATACCCTTGAGGAGTTCATGCAGGATCCCCACCTTCGCGAGCAGACACTGCCGAGCCACCTCGAAGTCCTGAGGCAGCGGGTTGCCAATCAAAGCTGGGCGAAGGCACTCAATGACAAATCTAACACGCAGACACCTCCCTCGGACGCACCACTCCAATCCGAACTCGGGCCAAGTGAATCCGAACTCAGTCAAAGCGAATCCGAACTCAGTAAAAAACACCCAGTTCGGAATCGTGCAGCCCCCCGTTCGGAATCCGAACCCAGTCGGAAACAGGGCTACGCACCCCGAGTTCGGAATCCGAACTCATCTAGTACAAGTACTAATACAAATACATCTGTATGTAAAAGCTCTGTACCGCGTGCGAGCCCTGGGGCGGTAATCAAGTGGCCAGCGTCGTTTGAAAACTTGGCGCCGGATCAGAGACGGAAGGTGCAGGTTGGGCTGGGGTTGGTTTCGGCAGAGGTACAGCAATCGGTGCTTGATCAGTGGGATGTGCGGGTAGGGCAAGGGCAGATACGGAATCCGTTTGGGTATTTACTGGGCATGATCGAGAAAGCGCGGAATGGGGAGTTTAATGTGGTGGGTCAGGTGGGGGGTGGGCGGTCTCATTCGGATGCGTCAGGGGTGGCCGTCGCAGATGACGGAGTGCGGGAGCCTTTGCCGGCGTTCAAACAGCATCAACCGACTGAGCTAAGTAGGTCGGTAGCGAACAAGGAATTGGCGGCGATTATGGCGATGATGGGTAAGCGGGGAGTGGGGACGGTGGGAAGTCAGCCGGCGGTGGGTGGGAGTGGTTGA
- a CDS encoding SRPBCC family protein, whose protein sequence is MTKASATIEVSATADQVWQLMGGFGSLPDWLPFIVECELSEGGRVRHLKTNDGAVIVERLQTFDNAARTYTYSIEQGPFPVTDYLAKVEVSEVPGKQATKIVWSGTFTAASITDEAAAEIFDGVYQGGLAALKANFPL, encoded by the coding sequence GTGACTAAGGCATCTGCAACGATTGAAGTGTCGGCAACTGCTGACCAAGTGTGGCAACTGATGGGTGGCTTCGGTTCGCTGCCGGATTGGCTGCCGTTTATCGTGGAATGTGAATTGAGCGAGGGTGGACGCGTTCGTCACTTGAAAACCAACGATGGCGCCGTCATTGTCGAGCGGCTTCAGACCTTCGATAATGCCGCACGGACGTACACCTACTCCATCGAGCAGGGGCCATTTCCGGTGACCGATTACTTGGCGAAAGTAGAAGTCAGCGAAGTGCCAGGCAAGCAGGCGACCAAAATTGTCTGGTCGGGCACCTTCACCGCTGCCAGCATTACTGACGAAGCAGCCGCTGAAATATTTGACGGTGTGTATCAAGGTGGGTTGGCGGCGCTCAAGGCTAATTTCCCATTGTAA
- the phnP gene encoding phosphonate metabolism protein PhnP translates to MRLTLLGTADARQVPVYGCTCPACAAAHADQRLRRRPCSALVECGDQRWLIDSGLTDLTERFPARSFNGILQTHYHADHAQGLLHLRWGQGWVIPVHGPVDAQGLADLYKHPGILDFSQPFSAFETRQFGVLSVTAVPLVHSKPTLGYVLEGGGRRIAYLTDTVGLPKETLAFLQGTALDVLVLDCSMPPQPQAPRNHNDLNVALGCIADLKPGQAVLTHIGHTLDAWLMEARNRLPENVIVARDGMVV, encoded by the coding sequence ATGCGCCTGACATTGCTGGGCACCGCCGATGCTCGGCAAGTCCCGGTGTACGGGTGCACTTGCCCGGCCTGTGCGGCGGCTCATGCTGATCAACGCTTGCGTCGCCGGCCCTGTAGCGCGTTGGTCGAGTGCGGGGATCAGCGCTGGTTGATCGACTCCGGCTTGACTGACTTGACCGAACGTTTCCCAGCCCGCAGCTTCAACGGCATTCTGCAAACCCATTACCACGCCGACCATGCGCAAGGATTGTTGCACTTGCGTTGGGGGCAGGGCTGGGTGATTCCGGTGCATGGCCCCGTTGACGCGCAAGGCTTGGCTGATTTGTATAAGCATCCGGGGATTCTGGATTTCAGCCAGCCGTTCAGTGCCTTCGAAACCCGTCAGTTTGGGGTGTTGAGTGTAACGGCGGTGCCGTTGGTGCATTCGAAACCGACCTTGGGGTATGTGCTGGAAGGTGGGGGACGGCGGATTGCCTACCTGACGGACACGGTGGGTTTGCCCAAGGAGACCTTGGCGTTTCTACAGGGAACGGCGTTGGATGTATTGGTGCTGGATTGCTCTATGCCGCCGCAACCTCAGGCGCCGCGTAATCACAATGACCTTAATGTGGCGCTGGGATGCATTGCCGATTTGAAACCTGGACAGGCAGTGCTGACCCACATCGGCCATACCCTGGATGCGTGGTTGATGGAGGCCAGGAATCGGTTGCCAGAAAACGTAATTGTGGCGAGGGATGGGATGGTGGTTTGA
- the phnN gene encoding phosphonate metabolism protein/1,5-bisphosphokinase (PRPP-forming) PhnN has product MAGRLIYLIGPSGSGKDSLLDAARDPLSAQGCRIVRRVITRSAEAVGEAAQAVSVDQFIAMQAEGEFALNWQANGLHYGIPSEINTWLDSGLDVLVNGSRAHLAQARQRYPDLLALLLTVDQDILRERLLARGRESLPEIEARLVRNADFAATLMASENIGLWLLDNSGPIAHTLARLMTLIGKDPACA; this is encoded by the coding sequence ATGGCAGGCAGGTTGATCTATCTCATCGGGCCTTCCGGTTCGGGCAAAGACAGCCTGCTGGATGCTGCGCGCGATCCGTTGTCCGCTCAGGGCTGCCGGATCGTGCGCCGGGTCATCACGCGCTCGGCCGAAGCGGTTGGCGAGGCGGCGCAAGCCGTCAGCGTCGATCAATTCATTGCCATGCAGGCTGAGGGCGAATTCGCCCTCAACTGGCAGGCCAACGGGCTGCACTATGGAATTCCCAGCGAGATCAACACCTGGCTCGATTCAGGGCTGGACGTGCTCGTTAATGGCTCGCGTGCGCATTTGGCTCAAGCGCGGCAACGTTACCCGGATTTGCTCGCGCTGCTGCTAACAGTAGACCAAGACATTTTGCGTGAACGCTTGTTGGCTCGGGGCCGTGAGTCCCTGCCCGAGATTGAAGCGCGGTTAGTGCGTAACGCTGATTTCGCAGCAACGCTAATGGCCAGCGAGAACATTGGGCTGTGGCTGTTGGACAACTCCGGGCCTATTGCACACACCCTTGCACGCTTGATGACGTTAATCGGCAAAGACCCTGCATGCGCCTGA
- a CDS encoding alpha-D-ribose 1-methylphosphonate 5-triphosphate diphosphatase → MLTEQILSNAQVVTADRVFNGTVVVRNGMIAEVDEGRSRLPQAQDMQGDYLLPGLIELHTDNLEKHMTPRPGVDWPSTSAVLSHDAQIIAAGITTVFDALSIGDVNPKGNRMKKLPGMLEAIASASAAGLTRADHRLHLRCELCHPDTLSVFRDLVEHPLVQLVSVMDHSPGQRQFALESKYREYYMGKYQLTTTQMDEFIVFQTANSREFSDRYRRAIVEDCLARGLSVASHDDATLAHVEESAGYGMTIAEFPTTLEAARGSHRLSMGVLMGAPNIVRGGSHSGNVAAADLAKEGLLDILSSDYYPASLLQAAFLLAAQDNACELPQAVGMVSRAPAQAAGLDDRGEIRVGLQADLIQAKNQDGLPVIQQVWRQAKRVF, encoded by the coding sequence ATGCTGACTGAACAGATCCTCAGCAATGCCCAAGTGGTCACTGCCGACCGGGTGTTCAACGGAACGGTGGTGGTGCGCAATGGCATGATCGCCGAGGTGGATGAGGGCCGCAGTCGCTTGCCCCAGGCGCAGGACATGCAGGGCGATTATCTGCTACCAGGCTTGATTGAGCTGCACACCGATAATCTGGAAAAACACATGACCCCGCGCCCCGGTGTGGACTGGCCCTCAACCTCGGCGGTGCTGAGTCACGACGCCCAAATCATTGCGGCAGGCATCACTACGGTGTTCGACGCGCTGTCTATCGGCGACGTCAATCCCAAGGGCAATCGCATGAAGAAATTGCCTGGGATGTTGGAGGCGATTGCCAGCGCCAGTGCAGCGGGCCTGACTCGCGCCGATCACCGTCTGCATTTGCGTTGCGAGCTCTGCCATCCGGACACCTTGAGCGTGTTTCGCGACTTGGTGGAACACCCGCTGGTGCAATTGGTGTCGGTGATGGACCATTCGCCGGGCCAGCGCCAATTTGCCCTTGAATCCAAGTACCGCGAGTACTACATGGGTAAATACCAGCTGACCACCACGCAGATGGACGAATTTATTGTGTTTCAGACGGCGAACTCTCGCGAGTTCAGCGACCGTTATCGGCGTGCCATTGTTGAAGATTGTTTGGCTCGCGGGTTGTCAGTGGCCAGTCACGACGACGCGACTTTGGCTCACGTCGAAGAGTCGGCTGGATACGGCATGACCATCGCCGAGTTCCCAACCACTTTGGAAGCCGCGCGTGGCAGCCACCGGTTGAGCATGGGGGTATTGATGGGGGCGCCGAACATCGTGCGCGGCGGTTCTCACTCGGGTAACGTGGCGGCGGCCGACCTTGCTAAAGAGGGATTACTGGATATTCTGTCCAGCGATTACTATCCCGCCAGCCTGCTACAGGCGGCCTTTTTATTAGCCGCGCAAGACAATGCCTGTGAGTTGCCGCAAGCGGTGGGCATGGTCAGTCGCGCCCCGGCTCAGGCGGCTGGACTCGATGACCGCGGCGAGATCCGCGTGGGGTTACAGGCTGACCTGATTCAGGCAAAAAATCAGGACGGATTACCGGTCATTCAACAGGTGTGGCGACAAGCGAAGAGGGTGTTTTGA
- the phnL gene encoding phosphonate C-P lyase system protein PhnL, with the protein MNTLIEVRDLSKTFTLHQQNGVVLNVLDGLSFTVSAGECLVLHGQSGAGKSTLLRTLYGNYLPAGGSIRLCHAGEWLELVGAQPREILAVRQQTLGYVSQFLRVIPRVASLDVVMEPALARGWTKEKAKARAEHLLSRLNIPQRLWQLAPSTFSGGEQQRINIARGFMVEWPVMLLDEPTASLDDTNRQVVLELMQEAKAAGAALIGIFHDHTAREAVADRHLDMTPSAVIIQETAPC; encoded by the coding sequence ATGAACACGTTGATTGAGGTCCGAGACCTCTCAAAAACCTTCACGCTGCATCAGCAAAACGGCGTGGTGCTCAATGTTCTTGATGGCCTGAGCTTTACCGTCAGTGCCGGTGAATGTTTGGTACTTCACGGGCAATCTGGCGCTGGAAAAAGCACCTTGTTGCGCACGCTGTATGGCAATTATCTACCCGCCGGCGGCAGCATTCGGCTGTGTCATGCGGGCGAATGGCTGGAACTGGTGGGTGCCCAACCGCGGGAGATATTGGCAGTGCGCCAGCAAACTTTGGGTTACGTTAGCCAATTCCTGCGGGTGATTCCACGGGTTGCCAGTCTGGATGTGGTGATGGAACCGGCGCTGGCCCGAGGTTGGACGAAGGAAAAAGCCAAGGCTCGGGCAGAGCATTTGTTGTCCCGGTTGAACATCCCGCAACGCCTGTGGCAATTGGCGCCCAGCACGTTTTCCGGGGGCGAGCAGCAGCGGATCAATATTGCCCGAGGCTTCATGGTCGAGTGGCCAGTAATGCTGTTGGATGAACCCACCGCATCGCTGGACGACACAAATCGCCAGGTGGTGCTGGAACTGATGCAGGAAGCCAAAGCGGCAGGCGCCGCTTTGATCGGCATATTCCACGACCATACCGCCCGTGAAGCGGTGGCTGACCGTCACCTCGACATGACGCCCAGTGCCGTGATCATCCAGGAAACCGCGCCATGCTGA
- the phnK gene encoding phosphonate C-P lyase system protein PhnK, giving the protein MPQHDRQADRAQPLLKVRGLSFLYGPDKGCQGVDFDLYPGEVLGIVGESGSGKSTLLSLLSGRCPPDSGAIAYRRKEGDWLDLYSASEAERRTLLRTEWGFVEQSPRDGLRMGVSAGANIGERLMAQGVRNYGELRAAGIDWLSQVEIDPLRIDDLPRAFSGGMQQRLQIARNLVSGPRLVFMDEPTGGLDVSVQARLLDLLRGLVRELDLAVVIVTHDLAVARLLADRLMVMRRSRVVESGLTDQILDDPQHPYSQLLVSSVLQP; this is encoded by the coding sequence ATGCCTCAACACGACCGTCAGGCCGACCGTGCGCAACCGCTGCTTAAAGTCCGTGGTTTGTCGTTTTTGTATGGCCCGGATAAGGGCTGTCAGGGTGTTGATTTCGACTTATATCCCGGTGAAGTGTTGGGGATTGTCGGCGAGTCCGGCTCGGGTAAATCGACCTTGTTGTCGTTGCTAAGCGGCCGTTGCCCGCCAGACAGTGGCGCCATCGCTTATCGGCGCAAAGAAGGCGACTGGTTAGACCTCTATAGCGCCAGCGAAGCCGAACGCCGCACGTTGCTGCGCACCGAATGGGGCTTTGTCGAGCAAAGCCCGCGTGACGGTCTGCGAATGGGTGTCTCGGCTGGCGCCAACATTGGTGAGCGCCTGATGGCCCAAGGCGTTCGCAACTACGGCGAGCTGCGGGCGGCCGGAATCGACTGGCTGAGCCAGGTTGAAATTGACCCTCTGCGCATTGACGATCTGCCACGGGCCTTTTCCGGCGGCATGCAACAACGCTTGCAGATCGCTCGCAATCTCGTTTCTGGTCCGCGTCTGGTGTTCATGGATGAGCCAACCGGCGGCCTTGATGTGTCGGTGCAGGCGCGTTTGCTCGACCTATTGCGCGGTCTGGTGCGCGAGTTGGATCTGGCTGTGGTGATCGTCACCCACGATTTGGCGGTGGCTCGACTGTTGGCGGATCGGTTGATGGTGATGCGTCGTTCACGCGTCGTGGAATCGGGTCTGACAGACCAGATCCTAGACGATCCGCAGCACCCTTATTCGCAGCTGCTGGTGTCGTCGGTGCTGCAACCGTAA